Genomic segment of bacterium:
GTTTTCGAGGTGGGCAAGGAAGCCGCGCACTACCGTCGCGTCGAGTTGCTCGACGGTGACGCGGGTGGGGTCGGTCGAGTGGCGCTCGGCGACGAAGACGAAGAGCAAGCGAATCGCGTCGCGATAGCTCCTCTGCGTGTTGAGGCTGAGGTTGCGGTCGGCGACCAGCTCCTCAAGCAGGAACCGGCGGACGAAGGGGCCCATCAAGTGGTGGTCAGGCATCGTGTTTCTCCTCCTCGCCGATGGCGGCGTAGCGCTCGAAGCGCTTCGATGCCTCGGCGAGCAGCTCAGGGGTCATGGTCAGGTAGGCCTGCGTCCCGGAAACGTTGACGTGGCCCAGATAGGTCGACAGCAGCGGCAGGCAGGCCTGGACGTCCGCGCCCTCGCGGTACCAGGCGATCAGCCGATGTACGGCAAAGGCGTGCCGCATGTCGTGAAGCCGCGGTTGCCAGCGAGCGCCCGGTGGGCGTTGGACTCCGGCATGCTCACGGAGTCGAACAAACACGTTCTCAAGCCTGCCGAGCGTGATCGCGTTGCCCGTGTGCGAAGCGAAGAAGGCCGATCGAGTCCCGGCCGGCATCGGCAGACGTTGGCGGGCCTTGTGGTACGTACCGAGCGCCGCGGACAGCGCGGTGCCGATGGGCACGAGCCGAGACTTGAAGAACTTCGTGTCCCAGATGGCGAGGACGCGCTCGTCGAGATCCACAT
This window contains:
- a CDS encoding tyrosine-type recombinase/integrase; amino-acid sequence: LLEPGPRIPRSFEPYIYSRDELQRLLDATAILEDSRSPLQHATFRTLLLALYGAGLRPSEGLRLRCCDVDLDERVLAIWDTKFFKSRLVPIGTALSAALGTYHKARQRLPMPAGTRSAFFASHTGNAITLGRLENVFVRLREHAGVQRPPGARWQPRLHDMRHAFAVHRLIAWYREGADVQACLPLLSTYLGHVNVSGTQAYLTMTPELLAEASKRFERYAAIGEEEKHDA